From the genome of Bacteroidota bacterium:
ATCATAAAGAAATAGGTCAGCTTGGATATAATTATCACTTCATTTCTCAGAATGCCGTGCCAATGTTAGGCTATTTGCTTTCATTTTCCATTCTTTTCCCATTATCGTTTGTTGGTATCATTGCTTTACGAAAAAATTGGAAGGAACATTTACTGCTGTTTGGATTTTTGAGTGCACAGATTCTCTCCGTAGTTTTATTTTTTGTAACGGATAGATTCCGATTATCTTCAATTCCTTTTTTTATTCTTTTTGCGGGTTATGGAATTGATTGGATGATAGTGCAGTGGAAAACGCGAAACAACAAAGCACTCGCGATTGCTGCCGGATGCGTGGCTTTTTCTGTAGCTCTCACCTCTATTCTGAATGTGCAGATTGACGATGAATTTTCTATGGAACATGAATATATCGGAATGAACTATTTTAATATGAAACTGTATGAGAAAGCATTATATGAATATCAGCAGGCGATTCGGTACAAAGAATCGTTCCATATTCACAACAACATCGGGAATGTTTATGCAGCTGTCGGCAACATCCCAGCCGCAATGAAAGAGTATCAACGAGGTGAAGTATTAAATCCCCGCCAGGCAATCTCTGCTTTTTCTATGGGAACGGCTTATGTTCGAGCACAACAATTTGATTCTGCGTTGATCTATTTTGAAAAAACCAAACTCATCAATCCCCATTTTCCCCCGGCATATCTTAACGCTGGTCTTTCCTATTGGTACAAAGAGAATTATCGGGTTGCGCTGACAAATCTTGAACAATATCTTTCGATGGAAACAGATCGGGAGAAGACAGCATCGGTTCGACGTGATGTAGAGAATTTAAAACAGATTATTGCTTCAGAAAAAAAATAACCTCTGTTGGCCTAAATTAAACACCCAGGTATTCTGAGGCCATCCGTTTTCCGGGATGGTCAGAGAATCTAATCGCACTAAAAAATGGATAAACTTTAACTCAGATTCAGAATGACTTAAGAAAAGCTTCCAAAAAAAACCGGAAAGCTCATCGAGACTTCCGGTTTTTTATTCTTCATACAGATAGGTAGAAGTGGTCTCAAAAATGAATTTTATTGTCATTCCGAACGAAGTGAGGAATCTCGTTTTTATAATTGAAGACAAAATCGAGATTTCTCGATGCTTCGCATCTCGAAATGACAATGATTAGATATTTTTGAGACCACTTCTAGTTATTTCAACAATGATCTCGGATCAAGATGTAACGATTCAATATCTTTGAAATATTTAACAGTGCCGACTTTTAATTCATAGGTCGATTCATCATCACACACTATGACTCCCTTTGGGTGAAGCTGCAGTGCACTGACCGTCCACATATGATTTACCCCTGCTTCTACAACATGAGCAAGCGCACGCGCTTTTGTGTGTCCGGAAATGATCAACAAGATCTCTTTTGAGTCAAGAATTGTCCCTACGCCAACTGTTAATGCGGTTTTCGGCACTTTGGCGACGTCGTTGTCAAAGAATCGGGAATTGGCTACTACAGTATCGTACGTTAACGTTTTAATACGTGTTCGTGAGGCAAGGGAAGAACCCGGTTCGTTGAATGCAATGTGTCCGTCTGGGCCTATTCCTCCAAGGAAGAGGTTAATACCACCGACCTTTTTTATTTTCTTTTCGTAATCATCGCATTCCTGTTCCAAATCCTTTGCATTGCCGTTCAAGATGTTCACATTTTTCTCGTTCGCGTCTACCTTACTGAAAAAATTGTTCCACATGAATGAATGGTAACTTTCAGGGTGGTTTTTGGGGAGGCCGACATATTCATCCATGTTAAAGGTGACAACATGCTTAAACGACACAAGCCCTTCTCGATACAAAGCTATCAATTCTTTATATGTTCCAATCGGTGAAGAACCTGTGGGGAGTCCAAGAACGAACGGTTTGCTTGATGTAGGTTTAAAATCCCGAATTCTTTTGACGATGTATGATGCCGTCCACTTGCTGGCCAGATCATAATTTGGTTGAATGATGACGCGCATGTGAGTCCTTTCAAAGAATACTGCAATATAAAAAATAGAAGGATTCTTTTCAGTTTTATTTTTATCTTGACGTCACTGTGAACATCAAGAAGAAAAAAATAGCGGTCATATTTGGCACCCGCCCAGACACGATTAAACTTGCTCCGGTTATTCAGGAACTGCAGCAGTATCAACAATATTTCAACCTTTGTCTGATCACGACAGCCCAACACCGTGAAATGCTGGATGATGTTCTCGCGGTTTTTCAGATCAAACCGGATTATGATTTGAACGTGATGGGACAACGACAATCATTATCGTTGCTCGTGCAAAATATTTTAGAAAAGCTGGATTACGTGCTGGCAATGGAAAATCCGGATATGGTAATTGTGCAAGGTGACACTGCAACAACATTTGCTTCCAGTGTTGCAGCATTTCACCGGAAGATACCGATTGTACATGTTGAAGCCGGCCTGCGCACGAATGAAAAGATGTATCCATTCCCCGAAGAGATTTATCGCCGATTAACTTCTCACATTGCCGATTTTCATTTCACTCCAACAAAAAATGCTACGAAAGCATTACTGAAAGAAGGTATTCCAAAAACATCAATCGTTTGTACTGGCAACACGGTGATTGATGCATTGCAGCGAACGGTGAAACCGGGATATGCATTTGCTTCGAAACAAGTGAATGAGATTATTGCGCAAAAGAAAAAGATTGTTGTTGTAACGATTCACCGTAGGGAAAATTTAGGAAACCCAATGCTTAGGATTTGTTCTGCCCTGAAACTGCTTTCGCACAAACATGCTGGTGTTAATTTTCTTTTTCCGGTCCATCTAAATCCTGCTGTACGGGAAACTGTCTTTGAAATGTTAAAAGAGATTCCCAACATCGTTTTGATGGAACCGTTAAATTATGCGGATTTTATTAATCTCATCGCATGTTCATACGCCGTGATCACTGATTCCGGAGGACTTCAAGAGGAGGCTCCATCATTAGGTAAACCAGTTCTTGTATTACGCGAGGTGACTGAGCGTCCTGAAGCAGTAAAATTTGGGACAGTGAAGCTTGTCGGTACTGAATCCAAAAATATTGTAAAAGTGGCGGATTCATTATTAAGCGATAAAAAAGTATATCGGTCTATGTCCACAGCAGTGAATCCCTATGGCGATGGAAAAGCATCAGAGCGTATCGTTCAATCGTTGCTTCGTCATTTTGGATATCGTAAGAAAAAAGTGATGGAATTTTCTGTCCATGGTAACTAAATCACTTCTTCTGCTTGTTGTAGTGTTTAGCGGATGCGGCATCCAATCCATTTACATCAATAATCATTATCCTTCTTCTTCCAACATTGTTCAAGATTCGATTACTCACTCGTTGTTTTTGATTGGAGATGCAGGTGAACCTGTGAGTGATGGTGTCGAGCCGACGTTTCGAATATTGACGCAACAAGCCTCACAATCACCGAAATCCTCCACGATCATTTTTCTTGGCGACAATATCTATCCGCGAGGACTTCCGGAAATTAATGATCCTTTACGGAAAGAGATGGAGCGAAGACTGGAAGAGCAGATCAAGATTGGAACAGAGAGCGGAGCTCAGACAATCTTCATCCCGGGAAATCACGATTGGGAATATCAGGGGAAGAACGGTTGGAAGACCATTCAACGAGAAGAGGAGTTCATCGATTCGAAAAATCTTTCGCATGTCACATTGCTTCCGAAACACGGTTTACCTGGACCGACTGTAGTAGAAATTGGGAACGACATTCGAATTATTGCTATCGATACTGAATGGTGGCTGCATTCATTCAACAAACCGCTGTATGATCATGATTCCATTGAGAGTCAGACAATGAAGCGTTTCCTCGATTCACTTTCATTCGTATTGGAATCTGGAAAAGATCGAAATGTAATTGTAGTAGCACATCATCCTCTTGAAACACATGGGGAACATGGCGGTTTTTTTGGATGGAAAGATCATATCTTCCCATTACGAAAAATTGTCCCGTGGCTGTGGGTGCCGCTGCCAGGGATCGGTTCTCTCTATCCTCTCTCACGGATATGGGGGATTTCAGATCAAGATCTTTCAGGTTCAAAAAATAGAGAAATGCGAAATGCCATTGATAGTGTGCTTTCTCGATTCAATGTAACAGCCTATGCTTCCGGGCATGAGCATACACTTCAAGTGCTCAGCAAAAAAGCAAGCCATCTCTATCTGGTGAGCGGAAAAGGGATCCAAAAACATCAAGAGGCATTAACGTACGGTGATAACACAATCTTCGCATCGCCGTTTCAAGGATTTATGCGGTTGGATTTTTTTGTGAATAAATCTATACGACTAAGTGTTATAGATACACAAGGGGAAGATGGGATAGAAATTTTTTCGATGATGCTGCCGTAAATGAAAAAGCCGAACAATGTCCGGCTTTTGGTTGTTAGTCTGCACTTCAGGATTTTGGACGTAATTTTTTCTTCGTTGTGCTGCTCTTCGACGGTTTTTTCCTTTGTTCAAGTTTTTCCAAACGCCGTTCCAGGTCGTGAAGATTTTTATTTCGACTCTCACTGTATCGTTGAACAGCGTACGAAGTGTGATAGTGGTGTCCCTGAAAAAACTTGATGCTTTGTTTAATCCATTCCCGTTCACTCATTGTTTTGCCGGAAAGACTTTCGATCTCCGCGCGCAACAATTCTCCCTTTTCAATGCTGTCGGATTTTCCCAAGGAGAGGAGGTCGGCGTCTCCCATCACTTCCTGGATTAAATTTTTTGGTCGCTGCGGTACTTTAGTTGCTCGAATACATCCCGCCACATCTTTTATCTTTTCGCTTGGGTAACCGGCTTTTTTTAAGAAGTCCGTGGCGATGACAATACTGCGTTCTTCATGTTCCTCCGGCGAAAAGAGATAACCGGTATCGTGGAACCATGCTGCAATGACAATGATCTCTGTTTTTTCTTTGCTAAGATTTGCCGCCTTCGCGATTTCTTTTACATTTGCAACAACATCAAGTGTGTGGTCAAAATTATGATACATTGCCGCAATTGTACTTTTACGGTCAAATAAATCATTGACAAATTTGCTTACACTTGGAAGAACAGAATTACTTTTGGTCATGAATGTTAATCCGTATATCGAAGTTCAATATATTGCATTGGTGAAAGTACAATAAGAGAAGTAGAGAGTCAAAGGACAAATGTCCGGTTTTACGATAGTTGTGATATTTGTCTCAAAAGAGCTCTTGTGAAAATAGATTGCCTATTTACGATACAGAAGGTATTTGAGTGAAACAATATCATAATAAGGAACAATCAGAAAGTGCTGTGAAATAAAGTGATAATTATGCAAATTCGGACTGTTGGATTCATTTATCCGGTCTCGCGATACTCTGTCAAAACTTGTTCATGAATAATTCTCTGGAACATCTTGCGAAACACCATTACGAAAATTTTCCGGTCGGTTCTCTATTCATTCCTAAAAAGTATCGAAAACCAATTCACCTGATTTACTCATTTGCCAGAACGGCGGATGATATCGCCGATGAAGGGTCGATCTCTGCATCAGAACGGATTGCAAGATTAGATGAATGGCAAAAACTTTTAGAAAATGGCTTGAATGGAACAAGTGATAATCCGTTCTTTATTGAGCTTGCTTCTATCATTCGCTTCCATAAGCTTTCTCCGGAATTATTTACAGATCTATTGATAGCATTTCGCCGGGACTCCTCAAATCCGACGTACAACACTATTGATGAAATCCTTGAGTATTGCCGATATTCCGCAAATCCTATCGGACGGTTATTGCTTCAAGTGTTTAACTGTTCAAACGACGAAACAGTAAGATTATCCGATAAAATTTGCACTGCTTTACAATTAACGAACTTCTGGCAGGATATTTCTGTTGATACAAGCAGAAATCGTTTCTATATTCCCAAAGCTGATCTGCAAGAATTTAACATCGTAAAAGAGAATCTTCTCTCTGGGGGAAATGACAGTGCTTTTCGTGCATTAATGAAAAAGCAGGTAAACATTGCTGAAGCGATGTTTTACGAAGGGAAACCGCTCTTCCTGCTTGTGGCAAATGATTTTCGTTTTGAACTGAGAATGATCTGGCACGGGGGAATGAGAATCTTGGAAAAGATTAAACAACAACAGTTTGATACCCGCACCCATCGTCCGAAATTGAATTCAATTGATTTTGCAAAAATATTTTTAAGGGCGTTATTCCGATAAATATGGAACAGTTACTGACAGTTGAATTTGTTGATAAGAACAAAAGGAGTAATTTCTATTATTCTTTCTTGCTGCTTCCCAAACCAAAGCGGGAAGCGATCAACATTGTTTACGCCTGGTGCCGAGTAGCGGACGATATTGTTGATGAAGAAGAGAGTGTTTCCGCCAAACGGATTCATTTGCTGCAGTGGGCAAAAGAATTTGAACTTGGTTTGGCTGGAACATCCCGGTATCAACTGGTCAACAAACTCTCGCAGATTATTAAACGATTCAAGATTCCGCTTCACCATTTTCATGAGCTGATTAAAGGAATGGAAATGGATCTGGTGAAGACCAGATATGAAACGTTCGATGATCTAAAAATGTATTGTTATCGCGTAGCATCTACCGTTGGATTAATTTGCACAGAAATTTTCGGTTATAAGCATGAAGAAGCAAAAGAGTATGCGGAGAATCTCGGCATTGCCTTGCAATTGACAAATATTTTACGTGATGTTGCTTCGGATGCGAACAAGGGAAGAATATATTTGCCGCAGCGTGATCTTGATTATTTTGGTTATAGTGAAGAGGAATTATTCGCCGGTAAATACAATGTAAAGTTCAAACGATTGATGATGTATCAGGCGGAACGTGCACGATCGTATTTCACCGAAGCCATCAAACACCTTTCCGAAGAGGATAAACCACTCTTCCTCGCCGCACTAATTATGCAGGAAATTTATTTCCGTCTTCTGCAGGATATTGAAAAAGCTGATTACAATGTCTTTACCCGCCGTATTAAAATATCTAATGCGAAAAAACTTCTGATTACAGCAAATGTTTGGTGGAAGCACAGAAAGTAATGACTCCTTCCAGCACTCCCGATGTACTGATTATCGGCGGCGGACTTGCCGGACTTTCAGCAGCCGTTGCCCTCACTTCCCAACGTTATTCAGTTCTTCTTGTTGAACAACGCCAGCGTCTCGGCGGACGAACGTATTCATTTGTTCATCCCGAAACTGGTGACGAAGTCGACAACGGACAGCATCTGATGATGGGATGTTATCACTCAACGCTTAACTATCTTGGGATGATTGACAAATTGTCCCTTGTTGAAATCCAACCAAATCTCTCCATCGTTTTTCGTGATCCCAAAAAATCTTCGTCAAGTCTGAAAACAATTTCACTTCCCGCACCATTCAACGTCCTAGCTGGATTATTGAACTTGGAAACTCTTTCGTTTTCGAACAGACTTGCATTGTTGCGCGTTGGAATATCGCTATTGTTTAAGAAT
Proteins encoded in this window:
- a CDS encoding metallophosphoesterase translates to MVTKSLLLLVVVFSGCGIQSIYINNHYPSSSNIVQDSITHSLFLIGDAGEPVSDGVEPTFRILTQQASQSPKSSTIIFLGDNIYPRGLPEINDPLRKEMERRLEEQIKIGTESGAQTIFIPGNHDWEYQGKNGWKTIQREEEFIDSKNLSHVTLLPKHGLPGPTVVEIGNDIRIIAIDTEWWLHSFNKPLYDHDSIESQTMKRFLDSLSFVLESGKDRNVIVVAHHPLETHGEHGGFFGWKDHIFPLRKIVPWLWVPLPGIGSLYPLSRIWGISDQDLSGSKNREMRNAIDSVLSRFNVTAYASGHEHTLQVLSKKASHLYLVSGKGIQKHQEALTYGDNTIFASPFQGFMRLDFFVNKSIRLSVIDTQGEDGIEIFSMMLP
- a CDS encoding HD domain-containing protein — protein: MTKSNSVLPSVSKFVNDLFDRKSTIAAMYHNFDHTLDVVANVKEIAKAANLSKEKTEIIVIAAWFHDTGYLFSPEEHEERSIVIATDFLKKAGYPSEKIKDVAGCIRATKVPQRPKNLIQEVMGDADLLSLGKSDSIEKGELLRAEIESLSGKTMSEREWIKQSIKFFQGHHYHTSYAVQRYSESRNKNLHDLERRLEKLEQRKKPSKSSTTKKKLRPKS
- the hpnD gene encoding presqualene diphosphate synthase HpnD, with translation MEQLLTVEFVDKNKRSNFYYSFLLLPKPKREAINIVYAWCRVADDIVDEEESVSAKRIHLLQWAKEFELGLAGTSRYQLVNKLSQIIKRFKIPLHHFHELIKGMEMDLVKTRYETFDDLKMYCYRVASTVGLICTEIFGYKHEEAKEYAENLGIALQLTNILRDVASDANKGRIYLPQRDLDYFGYSEEELFAGKYNVKFKRLMMYQAERARSYFTEAIKHLSEEDKPLFLAALIMQEIYFRLLQDIEKADYNVFTRRIKISNAKKLLITANVWWKHRK
- the nagB gene encoding glucosamine-6-phosphate deaminase; its protein translation is MRVIIQPNYDLASKWTASYIVKRIRDFKPTSSKPFVLGLPTGSSPIGTYKELIALYREGLVSFKHVVTFNMDEYVGLPKNHPESYHSFMWNNFFSKVDANEKNVNILNGNAKDLEQECDDYEKKIKKVGGINLFLGGIGPDGHIAFNEPGSSLASRTRIKTLTYDTVVANSRFFDNDVAKVPKTALTVGVGTILDSKEILLIISGHTKARALAHVVEAGVNHMWTVSALQLHPKGVIVCDDESTYELKVGTVKYFKDIESLHLDPRSLLK
- the wecB gene encoding UDP-N-acetylglucosamine 2-epimerase (non-hydrolyzing) — translated: MNIKKKKIAVIFGTRPDTIKLAPVIQELQQYQQYFNLCLITTAQHREMLDDVLAVFQIKPDYDLNVMGQRQSLSLLVQNILEKLDYVLAMENPDMVIVQGDTATTFASSVAAFHRKIPIVHVEAGLRTNEKMYPFPEEIYRRLTSHIADFHFTPTKNATKALLKEGIPKTSIVCTGNTVIDALQRTVKPGYAFASKQVNEIIAQKKKIVVVTIHRRENLGNPMLRICSALKLLSHKHAGVNFLFPVHLNPAVRETVFEMLKEIPNIVLMEPLNYADFINLIACSYAVITDSGGLQEEAPSLGKPVLVLREVTERPEAVKFGTVKLVGTESKNIVKVADSLLSDKKVYRSMSTAVNPYGDGKASERIVQSLLRHFGYRKKKVMEFSVHGN
- the hpnC gene encoding squalene synthase HpnC, whose amino-acid sequence is MNNSLEHLAKHHYENFPVGSLFIPKKYRKPIHLIYSFARTADDIADEGSISASERIARLDEWQKLLENGLNGTSDNPFFIELASIIRFHKLSPELFTDLLIAFRRDSSNPTYNTIDEILEYCRYSANPIGRLLLQVFNCSNDETVRLSDKICTALQLTNFWQDISVDTSRNRFYIPKADLQEFNIVKENLLSGGNDSAFRALMKKQVNIAEAMFYEGKPLFLLVANDFRFELRMIWHGGMRILEKIKQQQFDTRTHRPKLNSIDFAKIFLRALFR